A region from the Pseudonocardia petroleophila genome encodes:
- a CDS encoding MBL fold metallo-hydrolase: protein MAPIDHLVTSGTFSLDGGTWDVDNNVWIVGDENEVFVIDAAHDVEAIVAAVNGRTVKAVVCTHAHDDHVNQAPALADRFSAPILLNPAESVLWDMTWPDRRPDGELADGQVLTAGGVELRVLQTPGHSPGSSCLYSAELGTVFSGDTLFQGGPGATGRSYSSFDTIIESIRTTLLTLPGATTVRTGHGDATSIGDEAPHLEEWIAKGA, encoded by the coding sequence ATGGCCCCGATCGACCACCTGGTCACGTCCGGCACGTTCTCGCTCGACGGCGGCACCTGGGACGTCGACAACAACGTGTGGATCGTCGGTGACGAGAACGAGGTGTTCGTCATCGACGCCGCGCACGACGTCGAGGCGATCGTCGCCGCGGTGAACGGGCGCACGGTGAAGGCCGTCGTCTGCACCCACGCCCACGACGACCACGTCAACCAGGCCCCGGCGCTGGCCGACCGGTTCTCCGCCCCGATCCTGCTCAACCCGGCCGAGTCGGTCCTGTGGGACATGACCTGGCCGGACCGCAGGCCCGACGGCGAGCTGGCCGACGGCCAGGTCCTCACCGCGGGCGGCGTCGAGCTGCGGGTGCTGCAGACCCCGGGCCACTCCCCCGGCTCGTCGTGCCTGTACTCCGCGGAGCTGGGCACCGTGTTCTCCGGCGACACCCTGTTCCAGGGCGGGCCCGGTGCCACGGGGCGCTCGTACTCGAGCTTCGACACGATCATCGAGTCGATCCGGACGACGCTGCTCACGTTGCCCGGCGCCACCACCGTGCGCACCGGTCACGGCGACGCCACCAGCATCGGCGACGAGGCCCCGCACCTGGAGGAGTGGATCGCGAAGGGCGCCTGA
- a CDS encoding inorganic phosphate transporter, with amino-acid sequence MELAAVVVVIVVALGFDYTNGFHDAANAIATSVSTRALAPRTALIMAAVMNMVGAFLGTEVASTVGSGIIEAPQGISGLVVVLAALIGAIAWNLVTWWFGLPSSSSHALIGGLVGAALAAAGTVQWTGVVEKVVIPMVLSPIVGFVLAGAVMLAILWIFRNGRPRRLSRGFRYAQTVSAAAMALGHGLQDAQKTMGVIVLALVIGGYHQGFEVPWWVVVLSAGALSAGTYAGGWRIMRTLGRRIIDLDPPRGFAAEATASAVLYTTAFVFAAPISTTQTITSSILGVGATKRLSAVRWGVAGNIAIAWVLTIPMAGLSAALAFWIIHPFVG; translated from the coding sequence GTGGAGCTCGCCGCGGTCGTCGTGGTGATCGTCGTGGCTCTCGGGTTCGACTACACGAACGGCTTCCACGACGCCGCGAACGCGATCGCGACGTCGGTGTCGACGCGCGCGCTCGCCCCGCGCACCGCGCTGATCATGGCCGCGGTGATGAACATGGTCGGGGCCTTCCTCGGCACCGAGGTCGCGTCCACGGTCGGCAGCGGGATCATCGAGGCGCCGCAGGGCATCTCCGGGCTGGTCGTGGTGCTCGCCGCGCTGATCGGGGCGATCGCCTGGAACCTCGTGACGTGGTGGTTCGGGCTGCCGTCGTCGTCGTCGCACGCGCTGATCGGCGGGCTCGTCGGGGCGGCGCTGGCCGCGGCGGGCACGGTGCAGTGGACGGGGGTGGTCGAGAAGGTCGTCATCCCGATGGTGCTCTCGCCGATCGTCGGCTTCGTGCTGGCCGGGGCCGTGATGCTGGCGATCCTGTGGATCTTCCGCAACGGCCGCCCGCGCCGCCTCTCCCGCGGCTTCCGCTACGCCCAGACCGTGTCGGCCGCCGCGATGGCGCTGGGCCACGGGCTGCAGGACGCGCAGAAGACGATGGGCGTGATCGTGCTCGCGCTCGTCATCGGCGGCTACCACCAGGGGTTCGAGGTCCCGTGGTGGGTCGTCGTGCTCTCGGCGGGCGCGCTGTCGGCCGGGACGTACGCGGGCGGCTGGCGGATCATGCGGACGCTGGGGCGGCGGATCATCGACCTCGACCCGCCGCGGGGGTTCGCCGCCGAGGCCACGGCGTCCGCGGTGCTCTACACGACCGCGTTCGTGTTCGCGGCCCCCATCTCCACGACCCAGACGATCACCTCGTCGATCCTCGGGGTCGGGGCCACCAAGCGGCTCTCGGCCGTGCGGTGGGGCGTGGCGGGCAACATCGCCATCGCCTGGGTGCTGACGATCCCCATGGCCGGGCTCTCGGCGGCGCTGGCGTTCTGGATCATCCACCCGTTCGTGGGCTGA
- a CDS encoding DUF47 domain-containing protein, with protein MAFRLTPHERGFYPLFTRAAETIVAAADDLAELVAAEPSGRPALAQRVKDAEHAGDTVTHEIMVKLNSTFVTPFDREDIYRLASSLDDVLDFIEEAADRIVLYRLGTLPGGVAEQVEVLRRAAAATADAMPRLEKMAELQEYWIHVNSLEDEADTVYRRLLGDLLAPPDGAPPADVLTVLKVKEVVETLEEAADAFETVANTVESIAVKEA; from the coding sequence GTGGCTTTCCGGTTAACGCCCCATGAACGAGGCTTCTACCCGCTGTTCACCCGGGCGGCGGAGACGATCGTCGCCGCGGCCGACGACCTGGCCGAGCTCGTGGCCGCGGAGCCGTCCGGCCGTCCCGCGCTCGCGCAGCGGGTGAAGGACGCCGAGCACGCGGGCGACACGGTGACCCACGAGATCATGGTCAAGCTCAACTCGACGTTCGTGACGCCGTTCGACCGCGAGGACATCTACCGCCTCGCGTCCTCCCTCGACGACGTCCTCGACTTCATCGAGGAGGCCGCCGACCGGATCGTGCTGTACCGGCTCGGGACGCTGCCCGGCGGCGTCGCCGAGCAGGTCGAGGTGCTGCGCCGCGCGGCCGCGGCCACCGCGGACGCGATGCCGCGGCTGGAGAAGATGGCGGAGCTCCAGGAGTACTGGATCCACGTCAACTCCCTGGAGGACGAGGCCGACACCGTCTACCGACGGCTCCTCGGCGACCTGCTGGCCCCGCCCGACGGCGCCCCGCCCGCCGACGTGCTGACGGTGCTCAAGGTCAAGGAGGTCGTCGAGACGCTCGAGGAGGCGGCCGACGCGTTCGAGACGGTGGCCAACACCGTCGAGAGCATCGCCGTCAAGGAGGCCTGA
- a CDS encoding MFS transporter, producing the protein MRSWPFRLMLVATVLGFGGYALLLPVVPLWASGAGELAAGATTGALMLTTILTQLAVPWLVARWGYRSVLAVGLLMLGAPTPLLALSSAIGPVLAVSAARGVGFGLLTVVGSALVAELVAPAEHGRAAARYGVAIGVPQLALLPAGVAVVDVAGFTGVFVAAGVAPLLGLVALPWLRVPDHAARGRGTGDPGERRPRLARGAAAPLVAMLACSVAQGGLVTFLPLAVPGAAGLVAAALLVTAAGALVGRTAAGRLVDRHGMGGRLLRPGVALAAVGMAVEVLALGGPGPLVVVGAGIVGVGFGLVQNDALTTLFAASGPTGYGSASAAWNIAYDAGTGIGAVGLGAVADPFGFRAAFGLSAVVLLAVGAPWVRRSVQGRKSRWLSG; encoded by the coding sequence GTGAGGTCGTGGCCGTTCCGGCTCATGCTCGTCGCGACCGTCCTGGGGTTCGGCGGCTACGCGCTGCTGCTGCCGGTGGTGCCGCTGTGGGCGTCGGGGGCGGGGGAGCTGGCCGCCGGGGCCACGACCGGTGCGCTGATGCTCACGACGATCCTCACCCAGCTCGCCGTGCCGTGGCTGGTGGCGCGGTGGGGCTACCGGTCGGTGCTCGCCGTCGGGCTGCTGATGCTCGGGGCGCCGACGCCGCTGCTCGCGCTCTCGTCCGCGATCGGGCCGGTGCTCGCGGTGTCGGCGGCGCGCGGCGTCGGGTTCGGGCTGCTGACGGTCGTGGGCAGCGCGCTGGTGGCCGAGCTCGTCGCGCCCGCGGAGCACGGGCGGGCCGCGGCGCGCTACGGCGTCGCCATCGGGGTGCCGCAGCTCGCGCTGCTGCCCGCGGGGGTGGCGGTCGTCGACGTCGCCGGGTTCACCGGGGTGTTCGTCGCGGCCGGGGTGGCGCCGCTGCTCGGGCTCGTCGCGCTGCCGTGGCTGCGGGTGCCCGACCACGCGGCCCGGGGGCGCGGGACCGGCGACCCCGGGGAGCGCCGGCCCCGGCTCGCGCGCGGGGCCGCGGCGCCGCTCGTCGCGATGCTGGCCTGCTCGGTGGCCCAGGGCGGGCTCGTCACGTTCCTGCCGCTGGCCGTGCCGGGGGCGGCGGGGCTCGTGGCGGCGGCCCTGCTGGTGACCGCGGCCGGGGCCCTGGTCGGGCGCACGGCGGCCGGGCGGCTGGTGGACCGGCACGGCATGGGCGGGCGGTTGCTGCGGCCCGGCGTGGCGCTGGCCGCGGTGGGGATGGCGGTCGAGGTGCTCGCGCTGGGCGGGCCCGGGCCGCTGGTCGTCGTGGGGGCGGGGATCGTCGGTGTCGGCTTCGGCCTGGTGCAGAACGACGCCCTCACCACGCTGTTCGCCGCGTCGGGCCCGACCGGGTACGGCTCGGCGAGCGCGGCCTGGAACATCGCCTACGACGCGGGGACCGGGATCGGCGCCGTCGGGCTGGGGGCGGTCGCGGACCCGTTCGGCTTCCGCGCCGCGTTCGGCCTCTCGGCGGTCGTGCTGCTCGCCGTGGGCGCGCCGTGGGTGCGCCGATCGGTGCAGGGTAGAAAGTCCCGGTGGCTTTCCGGTTAA
- the mtnA gene encoding S-methyl-5-thioribose-1-phosphate isomerase, with product MPRTIDWDGDGIVLVDQTALPEIRTTVVTDVDALVDAVRRLVVRGAPALGVAGALGVALAARTLDGAALDAACDRIAAARPTAVNLAVGVGRARAALPGGPAAALAAALELRDEDVAACHAIGERGADLLAELCGEGPLRLHTHCNAGALACVEWGTALGVVRSLHARGRVRHVVADETRPLLQGSRITALELAVIGVEHHVVVDGAGASVIARGLVDAVVVGADRIAANGDVANKIGTYPLALAAARARIPFLVAAPESTVDPATPDGRHIEIEERDPREVCEGPAWNPAFDVTPADLVTAVVTERRVWRPAP from the coding sequence CTGCCGAGGACGATCGACTGGGACGGCGACGGCATCGTGCTCGTCGACCAGACCGCGCTCCCCGAGATCCGGACGACCGTCGTCACCGACGTCGACGCGCTGGTCGACGCCGTCCGACGGCTGGTGGTGCGCGGGGCGCCCGCGCTCGGCGTGGCGGGGGCGCTCGGGGTGGCGCTCGCCGCCCGCACGCTCGACGGCGCCGCCCTGGACGCCGCGTGCGACCGCATCGCCGCCGCCCGGCCGACCGCGGTGAACCTCGCCGTCGGGGTCGGGCGGGCCCGTGCCGCGCTGCCCGGCGGGCCGGCCGCCGCCCTCGCCGCCGCGTTGGAGCTGCGCGACGAGGACGTCGCCGCCTGCCACGCGATCGGGGAGCGGGGCGCCGACCTGCTCGCGGAGCTGTGCGGCGAGGGCCCGCTCCGGCTGCACACCCACTGCAACGCCGGGGCGCTGGCCTGCGTCGAGTGGGGCACGGCACTGGGTGTGGTGCGCTCGCTGCACGCGCGCGGGCGGGTCCGGCACGTCGTCGCCGACGAGACGCGGCCGCTGCTGCAGGGATCGCGGATCACCGCGCTGGAGCTCGCCGTGATCGGCGTGGAGCACCACGTCGTCGTCGACGGGGCGGGGGCGTCGGTGATCGCGCGCGGGCTCGTCGACGCCGTGGTGGTGGGGGCCGACCGGATCGCCGCGAACGGCGACGTCGCCAACAAGATCGGGACGTACCCGCTCGCGCTCGCCGCTGCCCGCGCCCGGATCCCGTTCCTCGTGGCCGCACCGGAGAGCACGGTCGACCCCGCCACCCCTGACGGCCGGCACATCGAGATCGAGGAGCGCGACCCCCGCGAGGTCTGCGAGGGCCCGGCCTGGAACCCCGCGTTCGACGTGACGCCCGCCGACCTCGTCACCGCGGTGGTGACCGAGCGCCGGGTCTGGCGACCCGCCCCGTGA